TCCAGTCTTATTACACCTGACTAGTGTTCTGAGAATGGTCATATTTTTGGCCTGACACGTCtatatacagccatgttataacTCAATCATACATAACTGACACCTGGTGGTGGCACTTTAAATAGCCTTTACATCTGATCTAACAGGACGTCACCACTATTTTTAGCACAGGATTATTTTCTTATTATGGATTTATAGGCATCTACATTTAATCGGCACGCTTATTACTGCTGGAAAAGAGAATTCAACATAAAAGTCCCCCATTGAAACTAAATGCAAACAGATTAAAAAAAGTGGAAGCCTGCCACAATTGGACTAGATAATGAATTTGTAGGTTGGAATGTTGTTGAATAAATTCAATAAAAGATTATAATTAGTTAATTTTACACAAACATAATGTAACAAATCTGTTGATATGGCACTGTGGATGTATTAGACTTCAGAATTGCAttgggtactgtcacaccctgatcagtttcacctgtaatgcttattgtctccacccccttcagGTGTCACTTGTTATCCCTGGTGTATGTTATCCCTGGTgttttccctgtgtttcctgtctctctgtgccagttcgtcttgtatgttccaagtcaaccagcgtgtttttcccgtgctcctgccttttctattctgttttactagtcctcccggttttaaCCCTTGCCttgttttctggactctgtacccgcctgcctgaccattctgcctgccctgacctcgagtcTGCCTCCCACACTGTActtcctggactctgaactggttttgaccttttgcctgtccacgaccattctcttgcctaccccttttggatgtaataaatactcaaaccatctgcctcccgtgtctgcatctgggtctcgccttgtgcccttataggtACATTCTTATATTGcaatgtacagccttacctatggatctTGGGTCCATGAAATAGggtatcagcctactcagtgCCATATTACAATTGTaaagagtttacacaaatattagtgTGCTCTTATTGTGGGGCTTTAACTTTCACCTCACAATTCAGTCTATTGTGCGCAATGTTCAGCCTAATTTATGGATCTTTGGTCCATGAAATGGAGTTCTCAGTGACTCTCACAGAGCACAACTGTGAACAGTTTTCACAAATATTAGCATCATAGCTCTTATTGCGCAACTCTGAAAACACTGAAATTAGCAACATTAAGCTCATATGTCAACCTATGTGTATTAAACATTCATATTGCAATGTACAgcctgataccccatttcatggaCCCAAGATTCATAGCTAAGGCTGTACATTGCAATAGGAATGTCCAAATCGCACAATAGGCTTAATAGTGAGGTGATTTCCAACAGTTAAAGTCCCACAATAAAAGCTGTAAATATCATTGCGGTAAAGTGAGTAGACACTCGCAAAAAGCAGTCAAGTCATTGGCGCTTCAGTCTCCTGAATTTGGGTACCCGAATACACACCACTTTACGATATCACGTGTTTTCTGGTATGGAACTCAGTTGGATGCACTCTCATGCACAGATAGAGATGATAGTTACAACTCATTCATAATAATGATACCAAATCGCTTCTTTCATTTTCACACCttatcaaaaacaactttatcaCGGGTAGAGTGAGGCTGCAGAATCCTAAAGCGGGTGCTGTTTAGCAAATATGAAATTGTGAAAGCAAGATgtgtgacatacagttgaagtcggaagtttacatacacctaagccaaatacatttaaactcaggttttcacaattcctgacatttaatccaagtaaaagttccctgtcttaggtcagttaggatcaccactttattttaagaatgtgaaatgtcagaataatagtagagagaatgatttatttcagcttttatttctttcatcacattcccagtgggtcagaaatgtacatacactcaattagtattcgggagcattgcctttaaattgtttaacttgggtcaaacgtttcaggtagcctcccacaagtttcccacaataagttgggtgacagcgacagccccaaaacatcactgctctagaagagatctgcatggaggaatgggccaaaataccagcaacagtgtgtgaaaaccatgtgaagacttacagaaaacgtttgacctctgtcattgccaacaaattgtatataacaaagtattgagataaacttttgttattgaccaaatacttattttccaccataatttgcaaataaattaattaaaaatcctacaatgtgatattctggattttgttttctccttttgtctgtcatagttgaagtgtacctatgatgaaaattacaggcctctctcatctttttaagtgggagaacttgcacaattggtggctgactaaatactttcttgccccactgtattttgtgaagtgcacctgtccctcctgcagcaaagcacccccacaacatgatgctgccaccccgtgcttcacggttgggatggtgttcttcggcttgcaaacatccccctttttcctccaaaacataacaatggtcattatggacaaacagttatattttttttcatcagaccagaggacatttctccaaaaagtacgatctttgtccccatgtgcagttgcaaaccatagtctggcttttggcggttttggagcagtggcttcttccttgctttcaggttatgtctatagaggactcgttttactgtggacataaatacttttgtacctgtttcctccagcatcttcacaaggtcctttgctgttgttctgagattgatttgcacttttcacaccaaagtaggttcatctctaggagacagaacgcatctcattcctgagcggtatgatggctgcgtggtcccacagtgtttatacttgtgtactattgtttgtacagatgaatgtggtaccttcaggtatttggaaattgctcccaaggatgaaccagacttgtggaggtctaaaaaaaaatcAGAGGTCTTGattttgatttcttttgattttcttttgattttcccatgatgtcaagcaaagaggcactgagtttgaaggtaggccatgaaatacattcacaggtacacctccaattgactcaaattatatcaattagcttatcagaagcttctaaagccatgacattgttttctggaattttccaagctgtttaaaggcacagtcaacttagtgtatgtaaacttctgacccactggaattgtgatacagtgaattaagcgaaatcatctgtctgtaaacaattgttggaaaaattacttgtgtcatgcacaaagtagatgtcctaaccgacttgccaaaactatagtttgttaacaagacatttgtgtatgtaagtgtatgtaaacttccgatttcaactgtacaaacacagtatacagacagacacagacagacatagtacacagacacagtacacagacatATCTAAGTGAGCTTGATAGgttttcttttgtttttatttgtatttgtatatcatgaaagatatatttttttaagcatTGAATAACAACATTTTACTTGGCCTATCCCCACATTCTTTATCTTATAATAATTTAAGAAAAGTTGTTATATTACTGTGACCTTTGATGACCCCATGTCAAAAGAAATCCCATAGCTTTTTATCTATGCTGGTTGTTAGCTTGCATAACTGATATTTGTATAATTGTAAGGGACACTTCATGTTTTATGgataatatttacatttacagAGTGGGTGAGCTCCATTCCTGACAGACTGATCAGATTCAATTTTAGCCTCAGAGCTTGATCACATTCAACCGCATCCTCAGAGGCTGATAAATCAGTATCCTGTCTTGTAGGCTGTTTCATAGGTAAAGCTACTTGCAGGCAGATTAGCAGTCAGTGCATTATGTATATCATCAAGATTGGGTACGCTCTATTCCTGGCAGGATGATCAGATTCAATAGTAGCCTCAGAGGCTTATaagtcagcctccagtatttaagtTATAAGttatgtctcagcctccagtatttaagtTATAATttatgtctcagcctccagtatttaagtTATAAGttatgtctcagcctccagtatttaagtTATAAGttatgtctcagcctccagtatttatgctgcagtagtttgtgtcggggggctagggtcagtttgttatatctggagtacttctcctgtcttctcctgtgtcctgtgtgaatttaagtatgctctctctaattctctctttctctctttctttctctctctcggaggacctgagccctagaaccatgcctcaggactacctgacatgatgactccttgctgtccccagtccacccggccgtgctgctgctccagtttcaactgttctgcctgttattattattttaccatgctggtcatttatgaacatttgaacatcttggccatgttctgttataatctccacccggcacagccagaagaggactggccaccccacatagcctggttcctctctaggtttcttcctaggttttggcctttcgagggagtttttcctagccaccgtgcttctacacctgcattacttgctgtttggggttttaggctgggtttctgtacagcactttgagatatcagctgatgtacgaagggatatataaatacatttgatttgatttgatgctgcaTTGTAGGCTGTTTGTAAGGAACCCTTCCTATGAAACAGCCTAACTGGGTGTACATTGCCTGATTTATCAGCCTCTGAGGCTGCTATTGAATCTGATCAGCTGCCAGGAATAGAGcgcaccctctctggattataTGCATCAGCCTATAAAGCACTGAGAGCTATTCTGCCTGCAAGGAACCTTACCTTTGAAACAGCCTACAAGGCACCCTAGTCAAAAAAATCCTATAGGATTAGTGAGTTTTCCAATAGAATCTCATAGGATTGTCACAATGGGGGTATGGGGGTATGCACAGCATCTAAGGAAGATAAATGTTAAGGTACAGTAACACACAGATATGAACTTTTCTTTCATTTAATATATAATAGTCAGCTATGCATACAATACATGGAATGTTCCCTTTACTCTCTTTATGTTGGGATAGGGAGAGGAAAATAAAAACCTAAAGATAATGAGACCCCCCAACCAACTCTTTCCTTCCCAGGGTTGTAgaaacccccctccctctctctctccctccctcccgccctccctccctcctggatGTAACTACCAGTGCCCATCTAGTGACCTCTTGGGACACCTGATCCAGGTGTTGTAAAAACAATAAATGAAGACCTGTGTCATTAAGATTACATCAACTTGTTAATATACTGTATCTCTAtgctgtttggctgtaatgccACAGCTTTTTGACACAAATGTAAACAACTTTGCAGACAATCTCAGTAGGTTTAACAGCTATTGTTGTTGCAGTTGGAACAATAACTTTAATATGTGATGCAGATGCACCAGATGCAAATGTTTACTCACGTGGGATGGATCTGCATGAGATGGCTACTGTGCTAGTGGTTTCACCAAGTGGCAAGGGTGGCAGTTCAATATTGGTCACGTATGATGTTATTACAGTTCACATGTGTCCACTGTCCCACCTTGTTAGGTAATTGTCTCAGAGGTTTGGAGGGTGGGTGCTCCACGTGTTAAGCAGCCACGTTTTGGGGATAAATCCTTTCAAATGTAATGTAAATATCTATACAATTCCAATCTACAAAATGTATAGAAATTCAATAGGAGAAAAAAAAATTTGAAATCCTATATGATCCTATAATATTTCAATTCAATGAGCCAATTAGAATCCAATTCGAATCCAATAAAAAAATCATATCAGATTTTGGAAGcagccctattggactcccatgGGATTATAATCTATATGATTTATATACAATAATGTAATAGAGAGTTTCTCAGTGTGCAGGAGTCTGGTGCTGGTGCTGGTCTAAGCTCCTGACGCTGGACCTCCTTGATGACGTGTGTTTGATCCCTGGCTCGGCTGACTGTCTGTGCCCTTAACCACTTCCTGTTCTCACATCTGTCCTGTCAATACAAATGATTCTAAtctcacaaaaacacatttgACCTTAGTCTAAAAATCCCATAGGATTCCAATAAAAAAATCTAGCTGCTTTATTCTTTGCATGTGATTGGTTGTGGCCTTAGGTTCAGCACCAAGCCTGGAAAACAGGGCTGTCTGTCAGGCATCATTCAGGGCTTAAATGTCCCACGAGTGCATAGTGATCAACGCAGCCACAGGGCTACTTGATGAAGTGCATATGAATGAAGGATGCATGGTACTTTTGATTATCTCTTAATCTCCACAAAGAGACCTGTTTTATTCGcgcccatctcagtgaactaatcgATTGCGGAGGCCGCAGGGATGGCTCAGTCCAGGAAGAAAGGGGAGTGTGGCTGCACAATGCACtcctctctccagaatgcacccTCTCCCGCTAATTTGTGCAcgttcattgtttcataacttcactgtgtgaattgtttgcgttTGATTGTTAGTGTCTATCAATTCCGAATTACATAGGGCTATAACACCAGTAGTTAATTTACCATTAATTCCTATCATTTCTAATCTACAGTGTTTGTTTGGTTATGGTAATAGTAGGCCTATAGGCCTATAGTGNNNNNNNNNNNNNNNNNNNNNNNNNNNNNNNNNNNNNNNNNNNNNNNNNNNNNNNNNNNNNNNNNNNNNNNNNNNNNNNNNNNNNNNNNNNNNNNNNNNNGGACCAAAATGCGGAGTGTAGATTACGATTCATGTTTAATgaaaaaacacactaaacacaaacactaccaaaacaataaacgtaaagaaaaccaaaacagcctatacttgtgtacaCTAACACAGACCAAGGAcatcaggacactaaggacaatcacccacgaaacactcaaagaatatggctgcctaaatatggttcccaatcagagacaacgataaacacctgcctctgattgagaaccacttcagacagccataaacttaactagaacaccccactaagctacaatcccaatactaacacaccacatacaaaaccccatgccacaccctggcctgaccaaataaatgaagataaacacaaaatacttagactaGGGTGTGACATATAGGCTGCCTATAGGCTGCCTGGTCTGCGTGCAAATGTAGGCATATACATTTTCCCATTTGGGGATCAGAtggtatttctgattggcttaatgcacaaccactaatgagctgtggggcttctcaaagtaatgttttcttcacctcaaacagcaagcaaacaaagtctgtttgtacatccattgagaatgacaataattcctcaatgtatttgaaaaatctttccagctctttccctttcgataaccactcagtatgaaagggaaaaatgtaatgctctgatccaaaggaaacatcataaaataggcctacctgattacttcttaccCCTTgaacaaatagcctacagctttgTCTGTCCCGGGTCCCAATGTTGCAAGCAGGTTTAGGCTggacccaagttaatagttgatatgTTTTAAGTTCGTTGCAGACAGTCCATGCATAGACAatgtgatatttatttttatcaggatattttctgcCTGCAggctgaaatgtttttatttgttggctttataagCAATTTTTACAAACTGTTATTGGCAATGGCAGTAGAAGTAACTttttaggtttgtatcattttcatttagatttggacAGAATTTTAATTAACCatatgacaatgattttgagttACGAGGacattattataaattaaatgaatctgttccacgaaaatgtgtatatgaaaaccataactggcgcaatatcggtagaaatggtaagataaattggcattccacatgagaaagtTTACCCACTCCTTGTGTAGCCTGCtccggcaacttcaggagagtaatggcagaatctACAAAAGCCAGTAGGAGCGGGAGGAGAATGGTCAGGACAGCTTCAGTTCTCCCTCTTCTTgttatcttgatctctggctccctcttgagtaATTTGCGTGTAATTTCATCAAACAGtgagcttaaagcatcagacaagctcaatagtttattttattaaaacacatagggtatTGTCTATATAAGGAAAAATAGACGTTCAACATTTGACCAATCAATTGGTTGAAAGAGCAGACGAAGCGCTGATGGCTTGACTGCTTTTTGCGAGTGTCGGCTCACTTGTAAATATCCATGGCCTTGGTTAGTTATTCCAGAAGCCTTCTTATTGATATCTTTCTAAAAACAAGTGGATCTGAACATTTAAAGGAAGACGTAGCATCTTGGTGCTGGGGAGGGTGCAGGTAAAAGTGTCTTGGTCCCGATCGACACAGGGTCTTACTCCTATGACCTTCGCTGGCACTGTAAATAATTGATATCCATTCAGACAGATATGCAGAATGGAAACACAATACAAGCAGGCAGCTGCATGCTCTACTACTGGAATGTTACTACAACATTGAATTATCAACACTTCGATTTATGTTTATTGACATTTTTCAGGAACCCTTTTGTCAAATCCAAAATGTGTGTAAATTGGGTATTTACATCATTGTAAATCTAACAGCAGTAAGGAAAATCCCCATTCATTGTTCTCTGTATGTTTGTGGTGGTGTTGATATTTTTGCGTATTTAATGTGTACAAATATATCTTACTTGGTTTTCTGGTGTTTTGAAAGATTGTCCTTTGTCACTTTAAAATATACCAGCCTGTTTCTTCCCTCTTGCCTTTGTCCTTGTAGCCAATGAACTCATCAGTAAAACAGTTAGCATACAGTAACAGTAACTTTCTttcacatttcacattattattttactcctctcctcctcctgctctctctatctctcatctgGTGCAGGTCAGGCATCCCTGACTCTGTTGCGCTAATATCCTCCTACCTCAGTTtttcctcatctcatctcttcctccctatTCCTCTGTTGTTGTCTTCTCAATCATTAGTGCTGAGCTAGTCAACTGAAGGTCCCACTGGTACACACATGTTTACTCACTCGCACGCAAGCACTTAAAACTATAGATTTGAACAAATATTGGAAATATTGTATGGTGTGCTAGCAGCAGCAAAGACAAACACAGTGACAGCACACAACATTGAATAACCTTACAAGGTTTATTGAATGCAAAATTatacgtttaaaaaaaagttaataaGGAATAATACTTCAGAGCTTAAAAAGTTCAATGTTACTTCATAGCATTCACCCCTTTCCCATGGCCTTGAATCTGCTAAAACAATTCATTGTTTCATCATACTACAAATACACACGATTATTGGAAGTACCACATATAATAATTGCTAGTTAAGACACAAGAGGTAAtaaggccaggagtttttcctgatcatGTGACTTGAAGAGGAAAGACTCTGGGCCTGTAACTTGAGCCGGGTGTTTGTCCCTGgtgaggtcacatggtcaggaaaataTCCTGGCCTTATTACCTCTTGTGTCTTTACTAGCAATTATTATATGTGGTACTTCCAATAATCGTGTGTATTTGTAGTATGATGAAACAATGAACTGTGATAGCAGGACAAATACAAGAGGGAAGAAACAGGCTTGTATATTGTAAAATGGCAGACAAATGACAATCTTTCATATCACCAGAAAACCAGGTAAGATATTATATTCATTATTAATATCTCAAAAGTACCCTTTTTGGTTTTGCTTATTTTTAGATACATTGTTTGAAAGAATATACTTTTTTGAATAAATGATAAATGttatataatgaacaaaaatataaacgcaatatgcaacaatttcaattattttactgagttacatttcataaaaggaattcagtcaatttaaataaatgggAGGGCAATaggtccacccacttgggagccaggcccagccaatcagaataagttTCCCCccacaaagggctttattacagacagaaatactcctcagcaatcCCAccctcagacgatcctgcaggtaaagaagccagatgtggaggtcctagagaaattaacattcaattccctggcaacagctctagtggaaaTTCCTGcaatccctcaaaacttgagacatctgtggcattgtgttgtgtgacaaaactgcacattttagggtggccttttattgtcccccagcactaGGTTCACTTGTGTAATGTTCATGtggtttaatcagattcttgatatgccacacctgtcaggtggatggattatattggcaaaggataaacgctcactaacagggttgtaaacaaatttgtgcacagaatttgagataattaagctttttgtgcttatggaacatttctgggataatttatttcagctgatgaaacatgggaccaaacctttacatgttgcgtttatattattGTTCAGAATACAAAGAATACATTATAGTtcattaaccaatcacagccctaCTGTAGGATTGCACATTCAGCAAATCACCAGCAGAAGGAGTTCCCTTTGAACCATAACGTTAAAAGTAACagagcccactctggaaatgtgatgtgCTAGTAAAATAGATTGTTCAAAACAATGTCTAAAACTGAACAAAATCAAAAAGGGTACTTTTGAGATAATATTAATAGTTTTAATCTTGAATAAATTAATGTGTAAAATTGTATTTCAGAATGTAATGACAGTCCATATTTTAGAGCTATTAGGGGTATAATGACACCAAGGTGTTTGTCACGCATAGGAttaaaaagggcctaaaatggccacttcCATCATGATACGTTTTAAAAATCTAATTTGTGTTACAAATGTAAAAAGTACATCAAACATCCTTCATCCCAATGAAGTTTCTATGtcagaattgccagaacaatctgagaaaCACAAAATATTTTCGGGCTATGCTGGCATGGAGTCAATCAACCAATTGCAGCTTTGTAGTTTCCTATGctggtggtagttatagttatGGCTAAAAACCAGGTATATCATAAAATACATAATGGCAATACCCACAGGCTTATTGGCACTATGCGGACAATTCCCTTACATCAACAACTACATGAGGCTTATATTATACATAATAGAGGATAATTAGCAACAAAGAAACTTCTCTACCAAATTGTTACAGGACAGTTCGCTTTAGCCTGAATATGTAACTCCTTAGCTTGTTTTATACAGGCTATAAGTGGACAATTCCCTTAAATGAGTAAATCAAGGATATTGCAATGCTTACACAATAAAACTTATGCAAAGCGGTATCCCTCATATATGTAAATGATATAACTCATTGAATGTTGGGTTACAATATGGCTGTGAAGGTTCTCCATCTGACACCCCCAAGATAAATAGGACTTTCTTACCACAGGCAAAAGACTATGAGTCAGATATTACTAAAGATGTTTCAAACAACATCACAAATGGCTTAAAACCCTCTTTCTGATATTAAATATTTTTGGTTAAGTGCATGCGTAAGTCAAAACAGGTCCTAGTACAGTACTCTCTCCACTAATGATGATGAATATTACGCTGGTCAAGATCAGGTGGGGATGATGAAGAGAAATTTATCCATACCCTGTCTGAAAAATATGGATTGTATTATGACACCGGTCCAAGATGTTGCTCATCAGTTGCTCATAATCAACATTTCTCCTTTACGAAAAATCATGTTGAGTAGGCAACAATGGCAATACTTCTGACAGTCTCATAGTGGCATATCTGGGCCAAAATCACTTCATCCACTATTGGTCACAATGACTTCCTGTCCTGGTACCCTGTCCATGGCAGTGGTGATGTCACATCCTGTGCACCTGTGGGTCAACATTATGTCAGATCCTGTACATCCAGGAGCATGGCATCCTGTTTGGTCCTCAGCTGGTCCCTTATCAACAGGTGACCCACCAACTCAGAGCTCAGGTCTacaagaatagaatagaatattactagtattactactattGTCACATGCAAAGCACAACAACAAGGCACAAATACATGAGACAAAAATGCACAAACTGTACAGCAAGCACTCACATGCCAGTGCACTTACTAACAAGTTATTACCATGCAATAACCACTTTTCCCCATGTAATGACCAAGATTTCCTTGTAGTGACCGCCTACTGACCGTGTATGTCATGGTTGAGTGAGGTCCTGAGGGAACTGAGCTGTTGTATTGAGCAGATCTGCAGGTCACAGCATTCCAGATGCTTCCTCTTAGTGATCACACAGGCGAGgtgctgagacacacacacaggaattatTCACACATACCAATCTTCACCTCTCAGACAATGCTCAGTGTTTTCCTCATCTCCACAGTCCACACTTACAGTCTCCCTTCTCCATCCTTCTtacctccttctctttctgttcAGCGAGCAGCTTGTTTTTAAGCGCACTCAGTGCGGCCCTCACCTCCAGCTTCAGGCCAGAGGGATGGTAACCATGGCTACCTGCCTCTTTAGAACCCTGACAGTAAACAGGAAACACAAAATAGCATGAGTTTGGATGCCAGGGTTGGGGTctattccatttaaattccagtcaattcagaaagtaaaccaaatttcAATTCTAAATTTTcataattgaaaagcattgaagagagTTGGAATTGGAATTTCGGTGTACTTCCTGaaatgactggaattgaaatgtaattgaccccaaccctgatggatgaatgaatgatacATCACTGTAGAACAGAGTTCTTCACACCTCGTCCTAGAGTGTCGCAATGTGTGTAGGTTTTTGTCCCAGTCTTGAGCTAGACTATAATACAGGAGGGAATCACTCACCTCTTTGCCAGCCCCCTCCTCCGTATCATCATCCTCGCTCTCACTGTTGTTGGTGTAGCATAACTGTAGATTTCTGTAATTGTGGAATCTGTAATAAGAAAAGGAAAAGGCAACAATTGCATGAACAGAAAGAACAGAAATTAGATGGTTTCAGAGAATACAGAATGAAGTTGATAATGAGATTTTTGACATTTGTTACCTAGATGAGAAAACAGTAACTCGACACCTTCCAtagtcctcctcctcccattcctctctcctccgaagcccaccctgcctctcctccGCCCAGCCCCCTGACACACTCCCCTGTTCCGACCCACTCGTACTCtgaaagagaggaatagagggagggatcagggatggag
Above is a window of Oncorhynchus tshawytscha isolate Ot180627B linkage group LG30, Otsh_v2.0, whole genome shotgun sequence DNA encoding:
- the LOC112228609 gene encoding schwannomin-interacting protein 1, translated to MEGDTETAEEKEGDDTELSGEEAVGQLHPSGGSSDEDQDLPIMQWEDLSLRIAELEKQEEERRERAKSTSGSEQGSVSGGWAEERQGGLRRREEWEEEDYGRCRVTVFSSRFHNYRNLQLCYTNNSESEDDDTEEGAGKEGSKEAGSHGYHPSGLKLEVRAALSALKNKLLAEQKEKEHLACVITKRKHLECCDLQICSIQQLSSLRTSLNHDIHDLSSELVGHLLIRDQLRTKQDAMLLDVQDLT